A window of Brevibacterium ihuae contains these coding sequences:
- a CDS encoding NAD-dependent epimerase/dehydratase family protein yields MNVLITGASGLLGSSVAAALVAAGHTVTTLQRRPSGVDGAREVLGSTADAATVARAMEGQDAVIHLAAKVSMAGDPAAFEAVNIEGTRIVVDAAQRAGVSRFVHISSPSVAHAGDSLVGAPAGPADPERARGEYARTKAHGELIALAADSPEFPVLVLRPHLMWGPGDTQLTERIVERTRQGRMPILGSGAALVDTLYVTNAVDAIVAALDAVARTHGEALVVTNGQPRPIGEFVSRLALAGGAPPPTLRIPVGTALAAGSAVEKVWGLGEHDDEPPLTRFLAEQMSTAHWFDQRRTREVLDWTPRVSIAEGLENLRTHYSTSA; encoded by the coding sequence GTGAACGTCCTCATCACCGGCGCATCCGGCCTGCTCGGGTCCTCGGTCGCCGCCGCCCTCGTCGCCGCCGGTCACACCGTGACGACCCTGCAGCGACGTCCCTCCGGCGTCGACGGCGCCCGGGAGGTGCTCGGCAGCACGGCCGATGCGGCGACCGTCGCACGGGCGATGGAGGGTCAGGACGCCGTCATCCACCTCGCCGCGAAGGTCTCCATGGCCGGCGACCCGGCGGCGTTCGAGGCGGTGAACATCGAGGGCACGCGCATCGTCGTCGACGCCGCGCAGCGGGCCGGGGTGTCCCGCTTCGTCCACATCTCCTCCCCGTCGGTCGCGCACGCCGGCGACTCGCTCGTCGGCGCGCCCGCCGGTCCCGCCGATCCTGAACGGGCCCGCGGCGAGTACGCGCGCACGAAGGCGCACGGCGAGCTCATCGCCCTGGCCGCGGACTCCCCGGAGTTCCCGGTGCTCGTGCTGCGCCCGCACCTCATGTGGGGGCCGGGCGACACCCAGCTCACCGAGCGCATCGTCGAGCGCACCCGACAGGGTCGGATGCCGATCCTCGGGAGCGGAGCCGCGCTCGTCGACACGCTCTACGTGACGAACGCGGTCGATGCGATCGTCGCGGCCCTCGACGCCGTCGCACGCACCCACGGCGAGGCGCTCGTCGTCACCAACGGCCAGCCGCGTCCGATCGGCGAGTTCGTCTCCCGGCTGGCGCTCGCCGGCGGCGCTCCCCCGCCGACCCTGCGCATCCCGGTGGGCACCGCGCTCGCGGCCGGTTCGGCGGTCGAGAAGGTGTGGGGGCTCGGCGAGCACGACGACGAGCCGCCGCTCACCCGATTCCTCGCCGAGCAGATGTCGACGGCGCACTGGTTCGACCAGCGCCGCACCCGCGAGGTCCTCGACTGGACCCCCCGGGTGAGCATCGCCGAGGGCCTGGAGAACCTCCGGACCCACTACAGCACCTCAGCCTGA
- a CDS encoding DUF1345 domain-containing protein — MTGDAADPDRPSRRSRRASAEGDGKVPRRFSDTLRANVAAVVGAAAATALTISGLFDGSLSAAVGDGGLQKYFQLIFIPYYMIFWVAFVLVYVTFTHLVFIRPRREELVRIAAAQSRRRPTLWSRLLGYGGAGSWTVAGALVAALLTLGVAQTAAFRADPLFILLGMATVAASWFVMVYSYALHYLRLHTGGERIDFDLLEPPVFGDYLTMAFMMSTMASTLGARIRTRAGWRAAREHTVLAFAFNAVIVAMTVSLLFGGLAQ, encoded by the coding sequence GTGACCGGCGACGCCGCCGACCCCGATCGCCCCTCGCGGCGATCCCGTCGGGCGTCGGCGGAGGGGGACGGGAAGGTTCCCCGGCGCTTCTCCGACACGCTCCGCGCGAACGTCGCCGCAGTCGTCGGAGCCGCCGCTGCCACCGCGCTGACGATCAGCGGCCTGTTCGACGGCTCGCTCTCCGCGGCTGTGGGCGACGGCGGACTGCAGAAGTATTTCCAGCTCATCTTCATCCCGTACTACATGATCTTCTGGGTCGCCTTCGTCCTCGTCTACGTCACCTTCACCCACCTGGTATTCATCCGGCCCCGGCGCGAGGAGCTCGTGCGGATCGCCGCCGCCCAGAGCCGGAGGCGGCCGACGCTGTGGTCCCGGCTGCTGGGGTACGGCGGCGCGGGGTCGTGGACCGTGGCCGGTGCACTCGTCGCCGCCCTGCTCACTCTGGGGGTCGCACAGACTGCGGCGTTCCGCGCCGACCCGCTCTTCATCCTCCTCGGGATGGCGACCGTCGCGGCCTCGTGGTTCGTCATGGTCTACTCGTACGCCCTCCACTACCTGCGGCTCCACACGGGCGGGGAGCGGATCGACTTCGATCTCCTCGAGCCGCCGGTGTTCGGCGACTACCTCACCATGGCGTTCATGATGTCGACGATGGCCTCGACGCTCGGGGCGCGGATCCGGACCCGTGCCGGGTGGCGGGCGGCCCGCGAGCACACCGTCCTCGCCTTCGCCTTCAACGCCGTCATCGTCGCGATGACGGTGTCCCTCCTGTTCGGCGGTCTCGCACAGTAG
- a CDS encoding AMP-binding protein produces MTIPAIPNRQPFHSRRLHWMNMLELHAIDRPKEIIITSEAGHVSWGELRAQVQAMAADLQRRGVQPGDRVLILALNRAEYIAAMVAINTIGAITVPLNVRSVPREVAYFIEDSGARVMYVDAVGAKTVAGIGGDAGAAPDIEVLSFDEDVPGIIAGGGEAEYVDVDENSIAMIMYTSGTTAAPKGVMLSYLNFASQMIPILRSAQPPSETPEANLVVVPLFHIAAVGFLTPAFFTGMRLVLAPPQVLMNIPELADMIEREQVTSMFLVPTIWQALCSLPGIKERNLPLQTLSWGASPASKQTLQLMADTFPNATISAAFGQTEMSPVTAQLHNHDSIRKMGSIGKAIGPVAVRVVNAEGNDVEVGEMGEVVYRGPGLMAGYWNKEAETEAATHDGWFHSGDLVKRDEEGFMYVVDRAKDLIISGGENISSIEVEHAIAAHPKVADASVVGAPDETWVETPVAIVVPSDPEDPPTLEELRDFLSDKLAGFKKPTRLEIVPELPRNASGKLLKHKLRDEYGK; encoded by the coding sequence ATGACCATTCCCGCCATCCCGAACCGCCAGCCGTTCCACTCGCGGCGACTGCACTGGATGAACATGCTCGAGCTCCACGCGATCGACCGCCCCAAGGAGATCATCATCACCTCGGAGGCCGGCCACGTGTCGTGGGGCGAGCTCCGCGCCCAGGTGCAGGCGATGGCCGCGGATCTCCAGCGGCGCGGGGTGCAGCCGGGCGACCGGGTCCTCATCCTCGCGCTCAACCGGGCCGAGTACATCGCTGCGATGGTCGCGATCAACACCATCGGGGCGATCACCGTGCCCCTCAACGTCCGCTCGGTGCCGCGCGAGGTCGCGTACTTCATCGAGGACTCCGGAGCGCGGGTGATGTACGTCGACGCGGTCGGTGCGAAGACCGTCGCCGGCATCGGCGGGGACGCGGGAGCCGCCCCGGACATCGAGGTCCTGTCCTTCGACGAGGACGTGCCGGGGATCATCGCCGGCGGGGGCGAGGCGGAGTACGTCGACGTCGACGAGAACTCGATCGCGATGATCATGTACACCTCGGGTACCACTGCGGCGCCCAAGGGCGTCATGCTGAGCTACCTCAACTTCGCGAGCCAGATGATCCCGATCCTGCGCTCGGCCCAGCCGCCGTCGGAGACGCCGGAGGCGAACCTCGTCGTCGTGCCGCTGTTCCACATCGCCGCGGTCGGCTTCCTCACTCCGGCGTTCTTCACCGGGATGCGGCTCGTCCTCGCGCCGCCGCAGGTCCTCATGAACATCCCGGAGCTCGCGGACATGATCGAGCGCGAGCAGGTCACCTCGATGTTCCTCGTGCCGACGATCTGGCAGGCGCTGTGCTCCCTGCCCGGGATCAAGGAGCGGAACCTGCCGCTCCAGACCCTGTCCTGGGGCGCCTCGCCGGCCTCCAAGCAGACGCTCCAGCTCATGGCCGACACCTTCCCGAACGCGACGATCAGCGCGGCGTTCGGGCAGACCGAGATGTCGCCGGTGACCGCGCAGCTCCACAACCACGACTCGATCCGCAAGATGGGCTCGATCGGCAAGGCGATCGGGCCGGTCGCCGTGCGCGTCGTCAACGCCGAGGGCAACGACGTCGAGGTCGGCGAGATGGGCGAGGTCGTCTACCGCGGGCCTGGGCTCATGGCGGGCTACTGGAACAAGGAGGCGGAGACCGAGGCGGCGACGCACGACGGCTGGTTCCACTCCGGCGACCTCGTCAAGCGCGACGAGGAGGGCTTCATGTACGTCGTCGACCGGGCGAAGGACCTCATCATCTCCGGCGGCGAGAACATCTCCTCGATCGAGGTCGAGCACGCGATCGCCGCACATCCCAAGGTCGCCGACGCCTCGGTCGTGGGTGCGCCGGACGAGACCTGGGTCGAGACGCCCGTGGCGATCGTCGTCCCGAGCGACCCGGAGGATCCGCCGACGCTCGAGGAGCTGCGCGACTTCCTGTCCGACAAGCTCGCGGGCTTCAAGAAGCCGACCCGGCTCGAGATCGTCCCCGAGCTGCCGCGCAACGCCTCGGGCAAGCTCCTCAAGCACAAGCTCCGCGACGAGTACGGGAAGTAG